A genomic region of Cryptococcus gattii WM276 chromosome F, complete sequence contains the following coding sequences:
- a CDS encoding uncharacterized protein (Similar to TIGR gene model, INSD accession AAW43945.1) — translation MPIPFFGKQQQGTAQEQQHTQQQQQQSVEKPANHLPQVDRFETTLKDELKLQELQYPTPDDVPACMRLLDEFLMCYALVPQLRNIYRHGELHNCSWKFQDFKYCMSLKSEDPEGKRELWVKRRAEWWARRRVGVSSEDVWDVRTVNLENFPPLGEEVTSETSTT, via the exons ATGCCCATTCCATTCTTTGGAAAACAACAACAGGGCACTGCCCAAGAGCAACAACACAcgcagcagcagcagcagcagtcAGTGGAAAAACCCGCAAACCATTTACCCCAGGTCGATCGTTTCGAAACTACCCTCAAAGACGAGCTCAAACTCCAAGAGCTCCAGTACCCTACTCCAGACGATGTCCCAGCATGTATGAGATTACT AGATGAATTCCTCATGTGCTACG CTCTCGTACCACAACTCCGCAACATTTACCGCCATGGTGAACTACACAATTGTTCATGGAAATTTCAGGATTTCAAATACTGCATGTCCCTCAAATCTGAAGATCCAGAAGGTAAACGGGAACTGTGGGTGAAGCGACGGGCGGAATGGTGGGCGAGGAGAAGAGTTGGGGTTAGTAGTGAAGATGTTTGGGATGTCAGGAC GGTGAATCTGGAAAACTTCCCACCATTAGGAGAAGAAGTCACTAGCGAGACTAGTACGACatag
- a CDS encoding mannosyltransferase, putative (Similar to TIGR gene model, XP_571671.1), giving the protein MALPGTETIRFRRPTTGPNAVEQKKEPKKDEFGSLAPIGWKRRHQGLLQDQLKRNQQGPFIPSLSLALRLLLLVRTASAMYSIISDCDEVFNFYEPLHYFQYNHGFQTWELSPQFAVRSWAYILLHWPLAHLGPLILGVGKRPAFFALRICLGAICSYCEAKFFRTVVETVNERVGRYLLFAMILSAGMWSASVAFLPSSFAMYTTMLASSYWFQPATTTPQGTIRTYRATFFYALGAIVGWPFSAALGIPFIFEQLFLGAGEIVPPELKHIWRSKRWDTMWKAVTMSASIVLPVYLIDSWVYGRPTLPTLNIITYNIFSGNGPDLYGTSPPTFYLANLFLNFNFFVPLALLSLPALAVTYKYDFRRLGRTQMAPREGETSPYVLLVTRLAPFYVWFAILTAQSHKEERFFFPAYPLLCFNAAVTIYLVRGWMEKVYIHLTRSPYNASRSSIFSNFTLLVVLLPCLLSVSRIAATYYFYHAPFDIVHHFQYNTLPGILSNLGYEPIPLPESYRPNGKEDEREIQWDLSPLQDLDEPVSICYGTEWHRFPGSYLIPEGVQVNFVQTEFDGMMPRKWEESAKKGRWPRSETRMVRPGRFNGENKASLEHGTFVDPSECMYMVALSMLSQTPTELEPDWTRSPEWEKEFCTTFLDGQSSKWWSRLIYLPWGLLDSGRVYGEYCLMHRKGAMHGA; this is encoded by the exons ATGGCTCTCCCAGGGACGGAGACTATACGCTTCCGTAGGCCTACAACAGGCCCGAATGCTGTCGAACAGAAAAAGGAGCCGAAAAAGGATGAGTTTGGTAGTCTTGCTCCCATCGGATGGAAGAGGCGACACCAGGGTTTGTTACAGGACCAGCTCAAGAG gaatCAGCAAGGCCCATTCATTCCCTCGTTATCCCTAGCTTTGCGATTGTTGTTGCTCGTCAGGACGGCCTCAGCTATGTACAGTATCATCTCGGATTGTGATGAGG TGTTCAACTTTTACGAACCCTTGCACTACTTTCAATATAATCACGGTTTCCAGACATGGGAGCTTTCTCCTCAATTCGCTGTGAGGAGCTGGGCGTatatccttcttcattgGCCTCTTGCCCATCTCGGCCCCCTGATCCTCGGTGTCGGCAAG CGCCCCGCTTTCTTTGCTCTCAGGATCTGTCTCGGCGCGATTTGTTCATACTGCGAAGCCAAGTTTTTCAGGACTGTGGTGGAGACTGTGAATGAGCGTGTGGGTCGATACTTGCTTTTCGCCATGATCCTCAGTGCGGGCATGTGGTCCGCTAGTGTCG CATTCCTCCCGTCATCGTTCGCCATGTACACCACCATGCTCGCATCTTCCTACTGGTTCCAGCCGGCTACCACCACTCCTCAGGGCACGATCCGTACCTACCGCGCAACATTCTTCTACGCGCTCGGTGCCATTGTCGGGTGGCCATTCAGCGCTGCGCTCGGTATCCCGTTTATCTTTGAACAGCTATTCCTTGGCGCGGGAGAGATTGTGCCTCCTGAACTCAAGCATATTTGGAGATCCAAGCGATGGGATACGATGTGGAAGGCAGTGACGATGAGCGCGTCTATCGTTCTTCCTGTATACTTGATCGATTCATGGGTGTACGGCCGCCCCACGCTCCCGACGTTAAACATTATCACTTACAACATTTTCTCCGGTAACGGTCCCGATCTATATGGGACTTCCCCTCCTACATTCTACCTCGCCAACTTGTTTCTCAATTTCAACTTTTTCGTGCCTCTTGCGTTGCTTTCGCTGCCGGCTTTGGCTGTGACGTACAAGTACGATTTCCGCCGATTGGGTAGGACGCAGATGGCGCCCAGGGAAGGCGAGACGAGTCCATATGTATTGTTGGTCACGAGGCTCGCGCCATTCTATGTGTGGTTTGCAATCTTGACGGCACAGTCGCACAAGGAGGAAAGGTTCTTTTTCCCGGCGTACCCGCTTTTGTGTTTTAACGCTGCTGTGACGATTTACCTCGTTAGGGGATGGATGGAGAAGGTGTATATTCATCTCACCAGGTCGCCTTACAAC GCGAGCCgctcttccatcttttccaaCTTTACCCTCCTCGTTGTCCTCCTCCCCTGCCTACTGTCTGTAAGTCGTATCGCCGCTACCTACTACTTCTACCACGCTCCCTTTGATATTGTTCACCATTTCCAATACAACACCCTTCCCGGTATCCTTTCCAACTTGGGATACGAACCTATCCCTCTCCCTGAAAGCTACCGACCCAATGGTAAAGAGGATGAGCGCGAGATCCAATGGGATCTTTCCCCCCTGCAAGACCTCGACGAGCCTGTTAGTATCTGTTACGGCACGGAATGGCATAGATTCCCTGGTAGTTACCTCATCCCTGAAGGTGTGCAGGTGAACTTTGTGCAGACGGAGTTTGATGGGATGATGCCTAGGAAATGGGAGGAGAGTGCAAAGAAGGGCAGGTGGCCGAGAAGTGAGACGAGGATGGTAAGGCCTGGAAGGTTTAATGGCGAGAACAAGGCTTCGCTCGAGCATGGTACTTTT GTCGACCCCAGCGAGTGCATGTACATGGTCGCCCTCTCCATGTTGTCGCAAACGCCTACCGAGCTCGAGCCGGACTGGACCAGATCACCCGAATGGGAAAAGGAGTTTTGCACAACGTTTTTGGACGGGCAGAGCAGCAAGTGGTGGTCGAGGCTGATTTACTTGCCATGGGGTCTTCTGGACAGCGGCCGAGTGTATGGAGAGTATTGCTTGATGCACCGGAAGGGTGCTATGCATGGTGCTTAA
- a CDS encoding glycosyl transferase, putative (Similar to TIGR gene model, XP_571251.1) — MFSTAANPYDDLVIKATDENLASEDWALNMDVCDKVSSDGQNGARQAITALQKRLSHRNPNVQIYALELANSLAQNCGKDLLGELSSRNWTSALDRLINDRATSDPVKKKALSFVKSWAKQIEETGDPNLGLMGELYDQLRAKNHVFDDPEPTPESAEEARRRQEEEELQRVLELSKQDKGGRAQFTYRPSGSVGASSSSVANPNPSYSSIPQPAAQAQAQPQAAPQAANYTPQPQRIYSPQPLEPEPSKVDLNTATRVRAIYPFTGQEVGELDFERGDVIKVLDRGFKEWWRGACNGKIGIFPVTYVEALPEPTPKELQEEAQEEARVFASLGLVDQLLQTLKGIDPARGDKLDDRPEIEEMYQASVALQGQINTLIKKYSDQKAELEHMNANFIRAMGQYEELRNVPPPVQPQPFGYGPPQPQPQLQQQNSYSYQQYPQQPEQQHQQPYAQQTSSPAAQSQEPYTAQQQPYPAQVQPQGTLSFPPSSPPTRQVTEPGIAGLGAGDQQAWDQYYQQQGQQPPQPSQPPSQPQSQHKPQHQHPSHSQSQPQQGSYYPAQAQVQGYQAAYATMPDGRAYASPPPAGTHQGQGVEGVTAGMDRMNVHAP; from the exons ATGTTCTCCACTGCAGCAAACCCTTACGATGACCTCGTCA TCAAAGCCACAGACGAGAACCTCGCATCAGAGGATTGGGCTCTCAACATGGACGTATGCGACAAGGTCTCTAGCGACGGCCAGAACGG GGCTCGACAGGCCATCACTGCATTACAGAAGCGACTGTCCCACAGGAACCCAAACGTCCAAATCTACGCTCTTGAA CTCGCCAATTCACTCGCTCAGAATTGCGGTAAAGACCTGCTCGGCGAACTCTCCTCTCGCAACTGGACCAGCGCGCTAGACAGGCTCATCAACGACCGG GCTACGTCGGACCCGGTAAAGAAAAAGGCTTTGTCGTTTGTCAAGAGCTGGGCAAAGCAGATTGAGGAGACGGGTGATCCCAATCTGGGGCTTATGGGGGAACTGTATGACCAACTGAGAGCAAAGA ATCACGTCTTTGACGATCCCGAGCCAACTCCGGAGAGTGCT GAGGAAGCTCGACGCaggcaagaagaggaagaactCCAGAGAGTTCTCGAGCTGTCCAAGCAAGACAAGGGCGGTCGGGCCCAATTCACTTACCGGCCCTCTGGTTCAGTCGGcgcttcatcatcttctgtAGCAAACCCCAATCCGTCTTATTCTTCTATCCCTCAACCCGCTGCCCAAGCTCAAGCCCAACCTCAGGCCGCACCACAAGCCGCAAACTACACTCCCCAACCACAGAGAATCTACTCCCCTCAGCCTCTTGAACCGGAACCTTCAAAGGTGGATCTCAACACGGCCACCCGCGTACGCGCCATCTACCCGTTCACAGGCCAAGAAGTTGGTGAACTCGATTTTGAGAGAGGTGATGTGATCAAGGTGTTGGATAGGGGTTTCAAGGAGTGGTGGAGAGGAGCTTGTAATGGCAAGATTGGT ATATTCCCTGTGACGTATGTCGAGGCACTTCCGGAGCCTACGCCGAAAGAGCTGCAAGAAGAGGCACAAGAAGAAGCTAGGGTATTTGCTTCTCTCG GTCTCGTCGATCAGTTATTGCAGACACTCAAAGGTATCGATCCCGCCCGCGGCGATAAACTCGATGACCGTCCAGAGATTGAAGAGATGTACCAGGCGAGTGTGGCATTGCAGGGCCAGATTAATACTTTGATCAAAAAGTATTCCGACCAAAAGG CCGAGCTTGAGCATATGAATGCCAACTTTATCCGTGCAATGGGTCAATATGAAGAGTTGAGAAATGTTCCGCCTCCTGTACAACCACAGC CTTTCGGATACGGCCCCCCGCAGCCCCAGCCACAGCTTCAACAACAAAACTCTTATTCTTACCAACAGTATCCTCAGCAGCCGGAACAACAGCACCAGCAGCCTTACGCCCAACAAACCTCGTCTCCTGCTGCACAATCCCAGGAGCCATATACCGCCCAGCAGCAACCCTACCCTGCCCAAGTCCAACCACAAGGTACGCTCTCTTTCCCACCAAGCAGTCCCCCAACGAGGCAAGTTACTGAGCCTGGAATAGCAGGTCTTGGTGCAGGGGATCAACAGGCGTGGGATCAGTATTACCAGCAGCAAGGGCAGCAACCCCCTCAGCCTTCTCAACCTCCGTCCCAGCCCCAGTCCCAACACAAGCCCCAACACCAACACCCATCTCACTCGCAGTCTCAGCCTCAGCAAGGATCGTACTATCCGGCTCAGGCGCAGGTGCAAGGATACCAAGCAGCGTATGCGACGATGCCCGATGGTAGAGCGTATGCCTCACCGCCTCCAGCTGGTACGCATCAAGGACAAGGGGTAGAAGGTGTGACTGCCGGAATGGACAGGATGAATGTACATGCGCCTTAG